A genomic segment from Acyrthosiphon pisum isolate AL4f chromosome A3, pea_aphid_22Mar2018_4r6ur, whole genome shotgun sequence encodes:
- the LOC100163847 gene encoding peroxidase — protein MDYLRTIIDETKPLLKKRSTQYTKWYQKLFKWPFNVIWFGVLLLGAVYVLYIFMNNDIQSDSSNVPKNKPSLHIKSIATTNDDFLKKCAPIVKCDPNAKYRSINGSCNNLKTPTWGAAATPFLRLLDANFSDGYYSLRVQTNGSELPYPRVLDVNIFLNREIYRVDENNVLLLPFGQLIAHDISGLPNDLVSDENGAAIDCCLTENKIKNYTQCQIVLENLPDDPVYGVHNKTCSPIFRSLTSRNYSCPLYPTTFINDNSHFIDASEVYGSSESYALHLRTMVGGRLKFSIGDNGQMFCPFLTDQNKASIGNKKTHIKYDTGDPDNGNQNFGITAMQTLFLRFHNYIAFKLSSLNPFWSDEIIYQESRRIVIATIQRISYEDFLPIIIGKDFQETYGLNEANIYDSTINPSTSLEFSSAGSRVLHAIIPVEFNFVNKDYKIDNSIKITDWMVKADLIPLGDNFDKLLKGFIETPGRMAQPSYNFYISNYMLTLPNNPSYNGRDLLAVDIARGRDVGLQPYNQVRHLCGFPLAKDFEDLADLIHIKDVMKLKKNYYSVNDIDLMVGILLEKLSDGAIVGPTAQCLIADGFYRYKAGDRFFYDVQGQPSSFTDDQLKVIKKITLGHVICATSNVDHVQKDIFKTVDHNLFPTIKMKCDEEFNLNFKAWEEVNYHPEL, from the exons aataAACCTTCATTACATATTAAGAGTATTGCAACCACAAACGATGATTTCTTGAAGAAATGTGCTCCTATAGTTAAATGTGATCCAAACGCCAAATACAGAAGCATAAACGGATcttgtaataatttgaaaacaccTACGTGGGGTGCAGCAGCAACGCCGTTCCTTCGGTTGCTTGATGCTAATTTTAGTGATG gTTATTACAGTTTACGAGTCCAGACGAATGGAAGTGAATTACCCTACCCCAGGGTGCTCGACGTTAACATATTTCTGAACCGTGAAATATATAGGGTAGATGAAAATAATGTACTTTTATTGCCATTTGGACAATTAATAGCCCATGACATATCGGGCTTGCCCAATGATCTAGTATCAGATGAGAATG GTGCTGCAATAGATTGTTgtttaactgaaaataaaataaagaattatacTCAATGTCAAATAGTGCTTGAAAATTTACCCGACGATCCTGTTTATGGTGTGCACAATAAAACTTGTTCGCCTATATTTCGATCACTGACGTCAAGAAATTACAGTTGTCCGTTATACCCCACAACATTT ATCAATGATAATTCTCATTTTATTGATGCATCTGAAGTGTACGGATCAAGTGAAAGTTATGCACTACATCTTAGAACTATGGTAGGTGGAAGACTTAAATTCTCTATAGGCGACAATGGTCAAATGTTCTGCCCGTTTCTAACCGATCAAAACAAGGCATcaattggaaataaaaaaacacatatcaaaTACGATAcag GGGATCCAGATAACGGAAATCAAAATTTCGGAATTACTGCAATGCAGACTTTATTTTTACGGTTTCATAATTATATCGCTTTTAAGCTTTCGTCTTTGAATCCATTTTGGTCCgatgaaattatttatcaagAGTCACGAAGAATTGTAATTGCAACTATTCAACGTATCTCGTATGAAGATTTCTTACCGATTATTATTG gaaaagATTTTCAAGAAACATATGGATTAAATGAAGCAAATATATATGATTCTACCATAAATCCATCCACGTCCCTTGAATTCTCAAGTGCCGGAAGTCGAGTTCTTCATGCAATCATACCGGTTGAGTTCAA TTTTGTGAACAAAGACTACAAAAtagataattcaataaaaattacgGATTGGATGGTAAAAGCAGACCTAATACCTCTAGgtgataattttgataaattgttaaaagGGTTTATAGAGACTCCTGGTCGAATGGCTCAAccttcatacaatttttat atATCTAATTATATGCTTACCCTACCAAACAACCCTTCATACAATGGTCGTGATCTACTTGCAGTCGATATTGCCAGGGGCCGCGATGTGGGCCTACAACCATACAATCAAGTCAGACATCTTTGTGGGTTTCCTTTGGCCAAAGACTTTGAAGATTTAGCGGATCTTATACATATAAAA gatgtaatgaaattaaaaaaaaattattattcggtgAATGATATCGACTTAATGGTGGGTATTTTATTGGAAAAACTCAGTGACGGTGCAATTGTGGGCCCAACTGCGCAGTGCTTAATTGCAGACGGGTTTTATCGATACAAAGCTGGTGATCGCTTTTTCTATGATGTACAAGGACAACCTAGCAGCTTCACCGATg atcaaCTGAAAGTGATTAAGAAAATTACTCTTGGTCATGTTATATGTGCTACTTCAAACGTAGACCATGTACAAAAAGACATATTCAAAACAGTCGATCACAA tttatttcCAACTATCAAAATGAAATGTGatgaagaatttaatttaaactttaaagcttGGGAAGAGGTAAACTATCACCCAGAGCTGTGA
- the LOC100161781 gene encoding transcription factor Adf-1, whose amino-acid sequence MTEQLIELVRKHTFLYDTSCKSYKNVGLKDETWKNIGHELNENDEVLKKKWKSIRDNYLRYKKEINDTTGQATRKYQNWPWASQLKFLDKFLAPRQTTSNITTDFPLEIQIQELTSPSQITSPFQASISIFDVEESDDPQLYTRTDSTLPAPKKIKTNSKEPNNQPVGVYLGNKKKHTYDSVDHLFLSYAGTFKKFSERNQIKVKVELAKLFADMELKELDERGPSSSLSLHTPMSNYSNDSDFSQPKTKKLFKT is encoded by the exons atgacagaaCAACTTATAGAATTGGTGAGAAAACATACGTTTCTTTATGATACCAGTTGCAAAAGTTATAAGAATGTTGGTTTGAAGGATGAGACTTGGAAAAACATTGGACACGAATTGAATGAAAATG atgaagtgctaaaaaaaaaatggaaaagcATAAGAGACAACTATTTACGatacaaaaaagaaataaatgacACAACAGGACAAGCCACTAGAAAGTATCAAAATTGGCCGTGGGCAAGTCAGTTaaaatttttagataaatttttaGCTCCAAGACAAACGACATCCAATATTACAACTGACTTTCCATTAGAGATACAGATACAAGAATTAACATCTCCTTCACAAATAACTTCTCCATTTCAGGCATCAATATCAATTTTCGACGTCGAAGAATCGGATGATCCTCAATTATACACGCGTACTGATTCTACATTACCAGCACCgaagaaaattaaaacaaatagtaaaGAACCTAATAATCAGCCTGTTGGCGTTTATTTAGGAAATAAAAAGAAACATACATATGATAGTGTTGATCACTTATTTCTCAGTTATGCAGGAACCTTCAAAAAGTTTTCAGAAAGAAATCAAATAAAGGTTAAAGTAGAACTTGCTAAATTATTCGCTGACATGGAATTAAAAGAACTGGACGAACGTGGTCCTTCAAGTTCACTTTCCCTGCATACTCCAATGAGCAATTATTCAAATGACTCTGATTTTTCtcaaccaaaaacaaaaaagctTTTCAAAACGTGA